The nucleotide sequence CAAAGAACCCATTAAAAATCCAATCATTAATTAACCCGTTGAACTTCTGTACATATTTAGTGTGTTTACTTTTAGTTCGGGACATCTGACATAGTACATGGTGAGTAAATGGTCTATTGGCTTACAACTTGCAACAATTTATTGGGCATCCATATATAATCTACACAATTGCTCTATGTGCAGAAAGCAAGCAGTTCAGGGTCCCTTTGAACAATGTCCATCTCTTGTTTTTCCAAACACACAATTGCTTCAATACCCTCCCTCTTTGGAGTATCCATAAGAAGAAAGCTATTCTTGCTTAGATTTCCAGGCAAAGTTGCTTTTATTGGGGCTCCCCACCCAAAATTAATCCCATATGTAGGATACCAACATATGCTTGAACAAATATAACCATTCTCAATTTTTGATTTACGCCCATCGGACTTATAATTCGATAAAAGACTAAAAAAATCTTCATGGTTTTTGAGACCTCGGATCCCCATCTTTAGCTTACTTAGTTCACCAATTAACAACTCCGGCTTCATTCCCCTTTCGGTCGTTGTTTGAACCACCAACCCTTTGACAAAATTTCCTATGCAGCTTACAGGCAAAGGCTCCATCATTTTGTCTCTTAAGTTAGCCATAACGAGAATGCTTGACGGCTTAAAAGAGCCCGGATTATTTTTGGTAGCTGCGGCCACTGCACATTTATACAGTAACCAAGTCAAAACATCTACTCTGGTAAGGCTGCTGAGGTTTTGTCCACCTCCCTCAGTCATGCTTGTGACTTTGAGCTTAAGCGCGTTCAACTTCGCGTTGGGGAATATGAAACTCCGTGTAGCACAATCTTTTGGTACCTCAGGTGAAAATTCGGGCATGTTAATGTTTGTGTGTTCGAAAGAAATAAATTCTGGTTCGATAAGAGCTTCACATTTCTCAATTTTCGAACAAACTTGATTCAGTTCAGCCCAATCGTTAAAGAAATTAATCATACTACAAGCATCTGCGATCTTGTGGGATAAGGACACTGCCACTGATAACCCTCCACATTCAAAATGGCTGGCTTTAACCATTAGTGGTGTCACAGTGTCAGTTTGAAGATCATGATCAGCTCTAGGGTTTGGGTGTCTCCATACTCTACCATATGGAAATAACTGATCAAGATCTTCATGCTGCGAGTTTTGGAGGAAGTGTGACAGCGTACTGTCGACTGATGCTTCAACAAATGCAGCTCCATGATCGTTGCAATCGACATAGGTTGGGGCGATTCTGGCATGCCTGCCCGCTAAAGGGTAATATTTTGTTAGTGTTTGAGATAAAGAGTTCTTGAGGTCAAGAATTTGATCATGGGGACTATGATAAGTGTCGATCTTCTTCGGATAGAATGTGATAAGCGGCATAAACGAACCTGGAACAAATTGATCAGCCGGCGAAAGATTGTAAGTTTTAAGGTGAGAAGGGGTGGGAAAAGAAGGTTTGATGATTTCTGTTGAGACAATTGTGTGAAGCTTTCTTCTACCAAATCTTATTAGACTTCTTATCATCGTCATGTTCAAGTTAAATGAAAGCTGGTTATTTTGTGACATTATCGTGGTACAACTTGTTATCATATATAGCTATTATTTTTTTGATGTTGAAACTTAGTCAATGCAGCCGCTCACGTATAGATTCCTTTTGGGCCAAATAatacctttttttttatttaaaacagattattattattattatttatcatCATTAATACAAAGTTCCATATATAAACAACAAGTTTTCAATAGCAAATTACCACGATGACATATATGGATGTTTCATTCATAAACGTATATTAATACTATGAATTGCAAAACAAATATATTGtcgagcaaaatataacacactGCAAAAATATATAACGCAATGTTTAGGAAAAAAACAGAATGGCGCAAATATAGAAAATACATAATGctaaataaaaagaaacaatgatctaaacaaaaattctaaaatttaCAAGCTAAACATCCAAAAGCAAAAACGTAAAATCTCATGTCGTAAATTTTGATGAGATGATTCCAATGTCGCTTGAGTGATTTCAATCGCAATTCGTTTGATACCCTTATTATCACTTTCTATTTTTAGAAGATCATATATGTAGATGATCCTACAAGAAATTAACCTTATAGAGACGAAATTTTTAGGGTCTGTATGGaggacatgtcgtctctataggtcTTTTTtcttatagagacgacatgtcgtctctataatATTTGTCTCTATAGCCCCGTCCCTATAAGTCACAAAACTCGTCCCTATAAGTGTCGTCGCTATAGATGCAATTGTAGAGAGGACATATCCTCTCTACAAGTCTatgataaaaaataattaaaaaataaatttatatttactgaataaaaaaaaacattttcttaAAATATTTTTAAGCCATTTAGAGACGACATTTCATCTCTagaaactttttttaaaaaaataaaaaaaaacatttaaacccaatagagacgacatgtcgtctctataggatttaaaaaaaaaacattttcacctatagagacgactttcaaaattaaaaagaaaaacattttcacctatagagacgactttcaaaataaaaaaaaaaacattttcacCTATAGAGACAGCATGTCGTCTCTATAGTCTCTATAAGTTCtttttttatgaaataaaaaaaaacatttaaaccctatagagacgacatgtcttCTCTATAAGATTTCCTTTTAAAAAACATTTTCACCTATAGAGACTTTACtttcaaaaattaaaataaaaaaacattttcaCCTATAAAGACAgcatgtcgtctctataggtcctataaaatttaaaaaaaattgttttccaGGTTTTTAAACCAAAAAATTCCAACAATCAAATAGATTCAAACCTCTTAAACATGTTAAACAGAATGATAAATCCAAATATCAGGCCGGTATAATATATTATAAAATTTGTATACCCAAAAGGATTAAAAGATTGGAGCACACCTCAACACCAACGAAAGAGTATATTGTGTGATTCAGTTTCCAGTGACCGAGTTCATGAGCAATCACAGCAACAATTTCTTCCTCATTTGTGCACTGCATATATCATACCAtgttaaccaaaaaaaaaaaataacggaTTTATGACAAAGTATTTGAAGCAGAAAATATAGATTGATCTAAAGTTTATGCAACAACATACACGGATACACTATCATACAAAGACAAGTTTGTAGCAGAAACATAGAAAAATCAAATTAaccaaatacaaaaaaaaatgttttaaccCAGTGTTGTTACTAGTGCGTTATTTGTTAGCTCCTATGACTTTTCCATGAACCAAAttttatcaaataataataaagtacatAAGAAACTTACCTGTTGAATCAAAGTATCGAAAAGAATAATACATTTGTTTTTAGAGAACCCAAACAAGTATGCCTgtaaggcaaaaaaaaaaaaaaaaaaggttatgtCAAATATTGTCAATGCAATCCAATAGATATAACAAATATTTTTTTCATGCTATTTCATGATAGCTTGATAATATATTCTAGAGGTGACCTTTGTTAAAAGAATTGCAATTACGGCCCAAATATAGAAATAAACAAAACAGAGGATAACTTTTGAAGCATACAATCTCGATATTATTATCCTTCTTCAAAGCTAAATGTTAATTAGGAGGCAAGAATATTTATTGCAAATctgtaataaataaaaaattctcACATTGCTATGGCTTGACCTTGTAGAGCCATCAACAACCACTACAAGAAAACGGGGCAATAGGGGCGACAGATGTCCTGCTAAAGACCCCttatgtcgccgctattggtaaTAGCAGCGACATGTTGCCGCTAAAGGGTCGCCGCTAAAGGTTGGTCGTTATTGCCCCacatgtcgccgctattggtacCGGTTGCTGCTAAAGGGTTAACTCAATAGCGGCGAGAGATGATGCTGCTAATATATCGTCGCTAATGATCTACCTCAATAGCGACGACTTTTATCGCCCCTAAAagtgttattttttgttttttttattttccagTTTTTTCATATTTAAACCTGCCAATTTTGGGTTCACGACACACAAAAACTAAATAAACATAATCTACATAAGTATCCAACTCATCATTAATTTTTCAAAATCCTTTTTTATACTCGTTGTATGGGGGTGGGGGTGTTATGTATGCGAATGTCTGTTTATTATATGCTACTCAACTGACTATCAAGGTTCATGATGAGACGCTATACTGACCTTTACATACGAGCAACATGGATGGAAATTTTGCCATTGTTATTCAGGAGCTGGGATATACGGATTGCCACAACTTCATCAGTGTCTCCAGACGTCATGACATGGTATTTAATATGAAGGCCTGTAAAATAAAGTTGCTTGGGTTGGTTGATGTGTGTAACTTTTGTTGTTCAATAAATGCAGGTGTATGATAGGCATTTGAAAACTATACTGAACACCGGGTTACTATAAGAGATTTGAAGGGTATTTTACCATCATTATCTTGTAGATTTGTGTTGATAGCGACTGAATTGTAAGTCACCGTAGCTTTCGGTTGCCAATCATTGGACTTCCACACCCATGACTACACCCATGACTTGAGATTGAACAGGTCCCGCGATCTGCACAAAAAAATTGATCAAAGTTACAATGATTTATACGACTGCAGCATGAATTATCATAAATTTAGAGAAATGTTAGCCCATAAAGTGAGAAGCTCGTGACGGGTATGActaggtttgaaatcttgccatttttcaTCCGGctagttaactccatccatttttctctgttaattCAGGGGTATTTCCTGTTGAAATATGATTCAAACCCCAGTTATCTTGCACGTGTGGAATTGTTTTGGTCATCCGAAGTTCAAGGCTTATCCTCAAGTTGTTTGTTTACGTTACTGGTCTTTTGAATAAGTTGTGAGATCCACAATTTTAGGTTTTCAGTTTTTTACCTTTGTATTGCTGCCCTTATATTTCAGCCTCTTTGCTTGTTTTTTGTATTCACAATTGCACAATAAAAAAGCCTTGAGTTTGATCAACGAGTGTTTTATCTTCGTGAGTTATAAGTTTTGATatcaacagtggtatcagagcttgtgTATGATCCAAGTTCTTCGATTCTTGTTATTTCTCTCGTTCAATGGCAGATCAAACAAGTAACTTGCCCACTGCCCCTACTCCGATTCCTGTCTTTAAGGGAGAAGGGTATGAGCATTGGAGCATACGGATGGAAACCATTTTAAAGTCAACAGATCTCTGGGATCTGGTGGAACAAGGAGTCAACAATGCGGAAACTGATGCAACCAAACTTAAGAATGCCAAGAAAAGAGATGCTCATGCTATGGCCATTATTCAACAGGCTGTTCATGATCATTTGTTTTCTTGAATTGCTGCTGCTGAATCATCAAAAGAGAGTTGGATATTCTGAAGATGGAGTATCAAGGAGATACCCAAGTGAAAGCGGTAAAATTGCAAGGATTGAGAAGAGATTTCGAGAATCTCTCTATGAAAGATAATGAGACAGTCGGAGAATACTTCTCTCGGGTTATGGGAAATGTGAGTCAGAAGAGAGCTTATGGGGAGATCATTACTGATCAAACCATTGTTGAGAAGATACTTCGAAGTTTATCTCCGAAGTTTGATCACATTGTTCCATCCATTGAAGTATCACTAGATCTGTCTAAACTCACCCCTGTGAAGCTGATGGGTTCCTTGCAATCACAAGAAGAAAGGATAAATAGCAGATCCCATGAGAAAACAGAAAAGTTTGAAGAACATGCCCTGCAGGTTATGCAAGAAGGAAACCGGTCTTCAAATGCACGTGACAGAGGACGTGGAGGTTACAGAGGCCGGGGCAGAGGAAGAGCATTTGATAGAAGCAAGGTACCTCAATGTTATACATGCAAAAAGTATGGTCATTTGTCCAAGGATTGTTGGTATAATGAAGATGCTCAGGTCAATATAGCTGTTGAACCAGTGGAACCGAAAGAAAACAATAACAATAGTGAGGATCAATACTTGTTTATGGCTGTTATACCTGAACAAGAAGCCAACAATCTGTGGTTTCTTGATTCAGGATGTTCCAATCATATGACTGGCTCCAAGGTTAGTTTCGTTGAACTTGATGAAACCTTTAAGATGCATGTTCAATTGGGAAATAAAAAGACACTTGTAGTTGAAGGAAAAGGTGTTATACGAATTTATACTGGCCCAAACTCATACAAATTGCTTAGTGATGTGTATTATGCTCCAACTTTGGAGTATAATCTGCTGAGTGTGGGACAGCTGATGAGGAAATGTTATTCTCTATTGTTTGAGGGTAGTAACTGCACCATTAAGAATCAAGGAACTGAGCTGATGAAGATTCATGTTGCTACTAACAACATGTTTGTTGTGGATGCTTCAAAGGCTGAATCCAGCACTCCCAAAAAGCCATCGCTGCTTCAAGTATGGCACAAGAGATATGGTCACTTAAATTGGGACAGTTTAAAGTTGTTGCATGAGAAAGCTATGGTTTCTGGTTTACCTCAAATCAAAGGCACAGCATCTGTGAAGGGTGCATCCTCGGCAAGCAAATCAGGCTACCTTTCAAGTCCACATCCTGGAGAGCTACAAAGAAATTGGAGTTGGTGCATGCTGATCTATGTGGTCCGATGCAGGTACCCAGTCTTGGTCACAACCTTTATTATTTCCTCTTGATAGATGATGTATCTAGGATGTGCTGGGTTTACTTTCTAGCAAAGAAGTCTGATGCATTTGAAaggtttaaagtgtttaaagcccTGGTTGAAAAGCAAAGTGAGTGTAGCCTGAAGGTTTTGAGAACAGACAGAGGTGGAGAATTTTGTAGCAATGAATTTAATTCCTTTTGTGAAACAAATGGCATTAGAAGGGAGCTCAGTGAACCACATACACCTCAACACAATGGTGTGGTGGAGAGAAAAAATAGAACTATTATGGGCATGGCCAGAAGCATGTTAAAAGAGAGGAACTTGCCGAATCACTTCTGGGCAGAAGCTGTTGCTACGGCAGTTTATGCTATTAATAGAGCCCCAACCTCAGCTGTTCAAGATAAGACTCCTCATCAATTATGGTTTGATGTTAAACCAGATGTAACTAATATGAAGATCTTTGGATGTATTGCATATGGTCACAAGTATGTTCAGGGGAGGAGAAAGCTTGATGATAGATCAAACAAAATGATCTTCATTGGTTATTCTTCCAATGGTACCGGATACAGACTCTATAATCCTGTTACCAAAAAGATTGAAACCAGGAGTTTTAATGACACAACGATCTTGGAAGATAACTCATGGGACTGGAAGGAGCTGCATAAGTCAGATAAACAAGTGTATGCAAGGATATATTCGGACCCATTTCCTGAAGAGTATGCTGAGAGCACATCAGTTGATAGCACTGTTGTTACTGAACCTTCTATTTCAGAAGGTGCAGAAACTTCAAGTGTTACAACTCCTCAAGGCAGTACTCAGCGGTCTCATACAGTTGACAGCTCAGGTTCTAGCTCATCAGCTCCTCTGAGAGTTAGATCCATGGCTGATCTTTATGCTACTACACAAGAAGTGAATGAGGATCACTTGAACTGCCAGTTTGCACTTAACATTGCTGACCCTATGAATTATTCGGAGGCTGCTAAAAAGAAAGAGTGGCAGGAGGCCATGCAAGTTAAATTGGAAGCCATCACTAAAAATCAGACTTGGATGTTGGTGGATCTGCCAGATGGAAGGAATGTTGTGGGTTTAAAGTGGCTGTACAAAACTAAAGTGGGTCCTAATGGGAAGATAATCAAGCACAAAGCTAGATTAGTTGCTAAGGGTTACTCGCAAAAATATGGGATTGACTATGAAGAAACATTTGCTCCGGTGGCTAGATTTGAAACCATCAGAATTGTTATTGCGGTTGCAGCACTTAAAGGATGGTTATTGCATCAATTGGATGTGAAGTCAACCTTTTTGAATGGTGAACTTGATGAAGAAATTTATGTTGAACAGCCAGAAGGCTTTGAGGTGAAAGGGCAGCAAGACAAAGTGTATATATTGCACAAAGCTCTCTATGGATTAAAGCAAGCACCCAGATCATGGTATTCTAAAATTGACGGGTATTTCAGCGAGAATGGATATGTTAAAAGTCTGAATGAGCCGACTCTTTATGTGAAGAAGTGTTCAACTGATGTTATATATGTGTGTTTATACGTAGATGACATTATTTGTACCAGTTCTAGTGAAGTGCTGATTGAAGAGTTTAAGTCTGGTATGAAGCAGGCATTTGAAATGACTGATTTGGGGCAGCTCAGATACTTTCTTGGATTGGAAGTGAGTCAAACTCAGGATGGTGTGTTTATTTCACAAGGAAAATATGCTCAGAGTTTATTGGTCAAGTTTGGTATGAAAGACTGCAACAGTGAAGATGTTCCTATGAGTCCTTATGACAGATATCAAGCAGATGATGGTGAAGACAAGGTTGATGAGACAAAATATCGAAGCTTAGTTGGAGGCTTAATCTATCTTACTCACATACGGCCAGACCTTGCTTATGCAGTGGGGGTGTTATCTAGATTCATGCAGTCTCCGTCCAAAATTCATGCTGGTGCAGCAAAGAAAATCCTAAGATATGTTGCGTCTACGTCTGAGTATGGTATTTGGTACAAGAAAAATGATAAACTCAAACTTGTTGGATATTCAGACAGTGATTGGGCAGCTTGTATTGATGATAGAAAAAGTGTTGGTGCCTATGTGTTTGCTGTTGGTAGTGGAGCTGTTTCATGGAGTTCAAAGAAACAAAATGTAACACCCTTAATAatttaacataatttaactaaatATTTCATGAAACTTTATAAAATCAGAGTTTACAAAAACCTTTCGAGTTTAATTCCATACATACTTGTGATGATACCAACCACATCCAAGATATTGCATAACTAGATAAAAGTAACCCCTATTAGTATACTAATCACTAGTTCGAGGGATTTAAAACATAGTCAACAAAAGAAAATACGACATGTTTAAAGTTTAGACAAAATTAAGTTTAGTGCGGAAGCTTCGAtttatgtgttcggttcttgacatgCACTTGATCGCCATCCGGGAGGACCTCATTCATACCTGAAGTCAAACACTAAAAACATTAGTTTAGACTTTAATAAGTTACACATAAACAATCCCCGACAtcaaaaattaacaaacaaaacataatttttctgggttccaccgtaacttacggtgtcaccatAAGTTAAGGTGAAGCTGGGATGTTTTTGGTTCTGCCGTAACTCAGGAGGATCTCACCGTAACAGTTtgagctccaccgtaaattacggtgggaccgtaatttacggtgggctcTGCACATTTACCCTTTAACTATTTTTCAACTTTACAAGTTCATATCTTTTCACTCGCTTGTCTgttttagccgattctttttaATATGAGTCCGTAATGAAATTACGGACTCAACCATGTAATTTTTATGTCGTGGAAACCAAGATTCCGACAATCGGTTCACAATTTCCTTGTCTCAATTATCCAACCCATTAGTGAAGATGCATAGCACCTCATCCCCATTCTTAAAACCTTTTTGACGTAATTACCCAAATTCCCGGGCTCATCTATTTGATGTATTTGTGCCATTCCATGGCTTTGCATTCCCGTAGGACTATTTACTTGTTTCTTCGGAATTCAAGCATTCCGTTTCAAACGACACTTTCATAGAGCTTCTATTGTTTGACCCGATATCCCGGGTTCTTAGTCTTAAAATTTATATAACCAATTTAATAACGTGGTACAATCCACCACTTAACGAAATATGAGACTTTCAAGTCCCTATTCTCATAATTCTTTTATAAAAGcatcttttgacccgtttggctaaTTAGTGAAAACTATCACTTTGTTGACATGCCAAACTAATTTCTAAgtccttattttgacccgtttgatggtCGAGTGTACTTCGTCACTTAAAGGACGCATCAAACGCATCCTTTACACTACAACATCAATTACATATCAAACCAAAGCATTTAAGCATAAGTTAACGGGACTAAGTCACGTACCTTCAAAGCACAccttttccgcgggtatcacctccggcgtgtccacttgacgtcccggattccttgcctaaagagtccaattcataaaaaaattagaactctttttcataagctttaacgcattcATTCATTACATATGTAAATCTGCGTTTTTAGCAATCTTTAACATTTTAATCCtcatttaggcgttttatcaaacaccttgcgggtcagatttttacatgatctaaaccaagttcataacttgaatttATCACTCAATTTAACTTCAATTAGACATtatacacatattttaacatcaaCAATTTCAGAGATTATCTCACAATTTCAATTTTCACTAGAACAAGAGTCTTAATCCTAGTatttatcaagttctactaacttACTAATCACCCATTATAGTGATTTTGATTTCTACAACTAATATGCAAGATTTTTAACAagaatcatctagggtttgtccctagacttcacattacttccaatttcatgttttacaacacataatcaagctcaacCTTCGATTTCAATCTCATGTAAGAATTTAATTTGTATCAAAATAacctaatttgacataccttatgacctTCTTGACGAGGAGATCACAATTCTATGTTCAGATTTTGATTACAACatgatttgagccttcaatttagagtttttgttgatgttagggttttggaggTGTGGGTGTCGCCCCTCTCTGTTGTTGATCGACCAGAACCTCAGTTTTGAGGTGTTTGGTTTGATTTCTTACTACTTTAGTAATTAGAGTTTCTATTTTAACAATTTTAGTCCCTCCACTCTTATCTAGTTTATATTTTTGGCCTTTTAACTCATTCAAATGTTACTACAAGAttcttaactaactaggttatttatcctagttagtttattcttgtttattatgtattttataattctagtatatagttttaaaatttcgggatgttagaagtccaccccccttaaagagggtttcgtccccgaaaccaaaTTACGTACCGAATAGCGtagggtagagccgttgcatttcttcttcggactcccacgtagtaTCCGCACCCTTCCGGTGTTCCCATTTAACCTTCACTTGGTTGATCCTTTTGTTTCTCAAACTTTTCACTTTACGATCTAGGATTGCAATTGGCCTTACCGCGTAGTTAAGGTTGTTACCCACCTCGATATCGTTGTAGTGGACACGAGCAGTTTCGTCCGCTAAACATTTACGaagatgtgacacgtggaatgtgctGTGTACCCCACTCAACTCTTCAGGTAGCTCGAGACGGTATGCTACCTTTCCAACCCGTTCCACAATTTCGAATGGCCCGATAAATCTTGGGCTCAACTTTCCTCTTTTTCTAAATCGAATTATCCCCTTCCACGGCGATACTTTCAACATTACCTTATCGCCCACCTGAAATTCTATTGGCCTCATTCGTTTATCCGCATAGGATTTTTGTCGATCCTGAGCTGCTTTTAAGTGTGTGCGGATCAAGTCGATCTTACaatttgtagctcggattatatcaATCTGAGCTAACCCCCGTGGGCCAACTTCTCCCCAACAAACCGGGGTTcagcactttctaccatataacatcTCGTATGGAGCCAttttaatactcgcgtgataactgttgttatatgagaattcgactaagggtaaatggacatcccaactgcccccaaagtcgataatgcaagcgcgcaacatatcttccaacgtttggattgttctctcactttgcccatccatttggggatggtaagcagtgctaataaacagcttggttcccatttgctcttggaaaccACGCCAGAAATCAGACgtaaaccgggtatctctgtcAGACACTATGGATATTGGTACTCCGTGACGCGTCACAATCTCATTGGTATACACTTCGGACATCTTTTCTGATGTATAAGTCTCCCGAATCGGAATGAAATGTGCACTTTTTGTCAATCGATCCACAACTACCCATATGGCGTCAAAACCACGGCTGGTTTTTGGAAGTTTAGTCAgcaggtccatcgtaatttgttcccacttccaaactggaatGTCTAATGGTTGCAGCTTACCGTATGGTTTTTGATGCTCTGCCTcgacttgtaaacaagtcaaacacttctccacgtacttcacgatatctcttttcattccgggccaccaataattttgttttaaatcattatacatcttggtcgcccccggatgtatcgaataacgagatttatgggcttcgtcaAGTAAAAGTGCTTTGGCTCCACATGTATTGGGAACCCAGATCCTCCCAAATCGAGTTTTTAATCCTTGGTTGCCGTCCTCCAAGTCTTTTAACTGCCCTactattctttcctttttcacattCTCTTCTTTTATTGCTTCACTTTGAGATTTTCGAATTTGGTCGAGCAATCCCGATGTCACAATTAGTTGCATCGATCGGACTCAGATAGGCGCATAATCCGTCTTTCGGCTTAACGCGTCCGCTACTACGTTAGCCTTCCCGGGATGGTAATGTATGTCACAATCAAAATCTTTGACCGTctccaaccaccgcctttgcctcatatttaattccttctgatcgaagaaatacttTAGGCTTTTGTGGTCGGTAAAAATAGTGAACCTTAccccgtacagataatgcctccatattttcaaggcgaacaccaccgccgctagctcgaggtcatgagtAGGATATCTCTTTTCGTGAGTTTTCAACTGCcttgaggcataggctataaccttgcctcgttgcatcagaACGCAACCAAGCCCCGAATGCGAGGCATCCGAGTAAACTATCATATCATCCTTTCCATCCGGTAATGACAATACCAGTGCTTGTGTCAATTTTTTCTTAAGCGTTTGGAACGCCTTTTCTTGGTCCTCGCCCCACATAAATTTCTCCTCCTTGCGGGTTAGTTTGGTCAGTGGCatggcaattttggagaaatcttgtatgaacctccgataataacccgcaagccccaaaaagcttctgatTTCCGAAGGATTCCTCGGTGGATTCCATTTCGCCACGGCTTCTATTTTTGACGGGTCTACTAATATCCCGTTTGCATTGATGACGTGCccgaggaattgcacctctcgcaaccagaaggcacattttgaaaattttgcatacaacttttcttttctgaGCGTCTCCAAGACTTCGTACAAATGTCTTGCATGTTCCGCTTCGTCCTTTGAGTATattaagatgtcgtcaataaacactattaCCGACTTATCTAACATGGACTTGCagactcggttcatgaggtccatgaaggccgcgggcgcatttgttaacccaaaggACATCACCAGGAATTCGTAGTGTCCGTATCGcgtacggaaagccgtcttcggtatatcttcctccttgactctcaactggtggtaccccgatctaaggtcgattttggagaaccatttagcaccttgtaattgatcgaataaatcgtcaatccTTGGAAGTGGATATCGatttttcaccgtgagtttgttcaactcgcggtaatcgatgcacatacgcatactcccatcctttttcttaacaaacaacaccgGCGCGCCCCACGATGACacgctcgggcgaataaagcctttgtc is from Helianthus annuus cultivar XRQ/B chromosome 9, HanXRQr2.0-SUNRISE, whole genome shotgun sequence and encodes:
- the LOC110875502 gene encoding stemmadenine O-acetyltransferase yields the protein MTMIRSLIRFGRRKLHTIVSTEIIKPSFPTPSHLKTYNLSPADQFVPGSFMPLITFYPKKIDTYHSPHDQILDLKNSLSQTLTKYYPLAGRHARIAPTYVDCNDHGAAFVEASVDSTLSHFLQNSQHEDLDQLFPYGRVWRHPNPRADHDLQTDTVTPLMVKASHFECGGLSVAVSLSHKIADACSMINFFNDWAELNQVCSKIEKCEALIEPEFISFEHTNINMPEFSPEVPKDCATRSFIFPNAKLNALKLKVTSMTEGGGQNLSSLTRVDVLTWLLYKCAVAAATKNNPGSFKPSSILVMANLRDKMMEPLPVSCIGNFVKGLVVQTTTERGMKPELLIGELSKLKMGIRGLKNHEDFFSLLSNYKSDGRKSKIENGYICSSICWYPTYGINFGWGAPIKATLPGNLSKNSFLLMDTPKREGIEAIVCLEKQEMDIVQRDPELLAFCT